The DNA region gtgtttgatttgaaaatcaataacagagccggagctctgataccaattgaaggtgagaaaaacaagaaagggggggtttgaattgtttgaaaaataagcgcttttgcaaaatgaaatcacacaaagattttatactggttcgcttataacacaaagctactccagtccacccggccaaggtgatttcgccttcaacaaggacttaatccactaatcttgaaagattacaaacaacccctaagagagaagaaaatctcttagtcctctcaagtctacagactacaaagagtcacttgaggaaatcaaataaaaaaaagatacaagatgtgtaatctagagtgcttctaagaaagcaaatattacaaacttaagaacaatttttcacttgataagcaaaagcttagtgaaaatctttgaagaacaaagatgtttttcttgagcgtgatatgatttcagtatagttttggctagtgatttcttcgtgtgtactgaatgagatttcttctctatttataggagttgaagtagagttgaagtagcgttgaatctgttggatattgagatgtaattacgccattccattaatagcttctgcagtagactttttcacttagaagtgactacttaccacaattagtatcttctctcttggaagtggagattaacgtctctttctaattgaggaaatccatttgcagaactttaacttggcttaaacgttacttcatcatgattaacaattctgattagagtctttgtgtatctggagaaacttgcttctgatgttatctcttgaaagttcagatgacGCTGATAACTTTAGAttttacagaaggcatttgttcagagtcagagcttctagactttacttcatgttcagatgcttctgatactttgcagttttgtccagagtcagagcttcttgaaacgagattccactttagatgcttctgatacttgagattttgcatctgatcttgttgtgcatctgatgacatcatcagatttatttcttctttctttagaaccctgcacacttagaaacttttcgttagggtgccacttttggtttcatcctttgttatcatcaaaatcatggaatctattgtagaactatttttgttcttacagtgTCTTTATTGCTTCAAAACCAACTCAGTGAGATTTAGAATAATGTTCAAGAAGAATTTTCATTTTGAGTTAATACTTGTTTTGTCAGAGAATGTAAGATTTTGAATTCGAACGTTTCTAATGTTGTTTTTTAGAATAATTAACATTGTAGGATGTATATGATATCACATATAGTTTCTTTTACAAAGAAATGGTTCTTTCTTTGTATGAAATTCTAGTTGAATATTTTTCCTAATTAACGAGCTATTCATTTGGTTTTTTGAGATATTTTTTTTAACGAGATTGAAGTAAGCACTTTATATTTGAACAATTGAATATTCATATAAAGATACAACTCTTTACTATGGAAAGTTTACCAATGTTATATATATAATTGGAATTTACTATATCTCTAGTCAATCATAATGTTTATCCTTGTATTCATATTCTTCAATCTTGTGAAAAACTGTTTCAAAAAAACTAGTTGTCCAAATAAATATATCTAATTTGTTCTATAAAAAAACATTAGTACAAAAATGCACATATAAGAGTAACAAAACATACTTACACACAAActaagaaaaagaaataaaagacgcataaaatttgatttatttgaaaaattaaaataaaatgtgTGGTGCAAGTTTTTTAttagaaagaaataaaaaaacTTTTAACATGATGTTTTGAAGCAACAATATGTGTTTTTGTAACATTGCACTGcaatttcaaaaaatttcaaCCAAGATCCAAACGAACTCTAATGTGACCGAAATATAAGATCTAATTTGAGAATATATGATTTATATTTCTCTCTAAGAATGATACAACGTTTCATGGTAGAAAGGTTGAAAGAGATCGGGCGGTTGCTCAAAAAACTTTTATTTTTACCACAACTTACATTAAAgttgaaaataaagaaaaacaagTTTAACTTATGATATTATTTAATGAGAAAAACTTAATGTATTATTTCAATTTTGATAATTCAACGTTTATTTTTCACATTAATTTGTAGAAAATGATGACTTAACATGTCACCTGCACGGCTAATCTAGCTGTACTATTTGTTACGCCAAATGGAACACTAAACATTTCTTTTGTGACTATAAATCCACAATTAGTTTTTCCTATGCATGCAGCTTCCACAACAGATTGACTATCTGTAGCTTCCCAAGAGCCTTTCTTAAAAGAACCACATTGACCTTGTGGATTTCCAAAGCTAGCAAACTGGATTTGTGAAATTACTTGTCCATTTTGGCATGATAGTTCTAGTTGTGAGCCTTCATATACATTAGCACAAATAGTTCCTATTGTCACCGTTTGGAACTGAACACTTTGAGGATTACCACCTATTTCTTCAAATAAAACCAATGTGTTCATGTTATCATTCAAGAATGACCTTGGTACATGATACCACCTTTGTGATGGACCTCCACAATTGGTGTTGCACTTTTCCTTTACATATTTTCCACGATAATCGCACGTGTCACTGCATCCATTTGTAGTTGTAATCCAAGAAGGCCAATAACGACCAATGCTATGTCCATTCACCCAAGCATGTCCTTTACCTAGGCCTTGGAAGTCCACCACAATAGGGTTTGTTCCAACTGGAGCTTTAAACTCTGACTTATACCAAGTCATAGGTTTCCCAATAGGAATATTAGGTGAATTAGTGTTCCATGACACACCGACATGTGATTGCAAATCATATAAACGTTTCCTCTCACCATTCAAACCAACCTTATAAGACCAAAGGTTAGTTGACAAATCCATAGTAACATTATTTTTTCCAATCAATTGAACACTGCCACCTGAAATGCCCGTTTTTATCTCGTCAAACCATGCACCATAATTTGCAAGCCCGACGGTGGCACTAAGCAAAGTTATAATGTTTGTTCCATTCTTCAAAGAAACTTCCGTTTCATAAGTGAATTTATTTCCCCATTGGCTAAATTGGTATCCTATATACTTCCTATTAACATAACCATGAAGTATATGGCCCATAGTATTCACACTGAGAGTCGCATTACTCCAAATTGAAGTGTCATTGATGTCAACACTAGTCATGTACCATAAATAGTCACTAGCATCCAAGGTTAGTTCCTTCTGCTCCAAAAGCTCGTGTGCTTTAATATTTCCCTTTCCATTCAAGGTGTCTTTCTTTGGCTCCATTTTCCATTTCCATGTGAGTCCATTAGAACTATTATCACCACTCCTTTTCACCATTATTGAGGTTTGACTGTTAACCTTTGCTGTATTGAAAATTTCTTTGTTGCATCCATTAAGAATGGTGACGGACCAGGCAGGAATAAAGTATTTACCATCATTTTGTAAGTCAACATTTGCATCTTTGCTAGTGTCATTATTGCTCAGGAAACAAAATCTTGCGCCATTGGAATTAGAGTATGTTGTAAGTGTGATTCCATTTCCCAGATCCTTATCATTTATTGATGTATAACTTGTAAGAACATTTTCACCCAATTTAATTGCTGCATGAAGTTGCTTAAGATGTCCCCATTTTGGTTGATTCAAATTCCCATACTCATCAATTGGTGCATCATAGTCATAAGATGTTGTGATATATGGTCCACCTGCTGTGCGGCCAAAGTTGGTTC from Lathyrus oleraceus cultivar Zhongwan6 chromosome 1, CAAS_Psat_ZW6_1.0, whole genome shotgun sequence includes:
- the LOC127111221 gene encoding beta-galactosidase-like; its protein translation is MWPDLIQKAKDGGLDAIETYIFWDRHEPVQREYNFSGNLDFVKFFKLIQEAGLYAIMRIGPYACAEWNYGGIPVWLHNIPGIELRTDNMVYKNEMQIFTTKIVNVAKEANLFASQGGPILLAQIENEYGDIMWNYKDAGKTYVKWCAQMALAQNIGVPWIMCQQPDAPQPIINTCNGYYCHNFKPNNPKSPKMFTENWIGWFQKWGEKVPHRSAEDSAFSVARFFQNGGVLNNYYMYHGGTNFGRTAGGPYITTSYDYDAPIDEYGNLNQPKWGHLKQLHAAIKLGENVLTSYTSINDKDLGNGITLTTYSNSNGARFCFLSNNDTSKDANVDLQNDGKYFIPAWSVTILNGCNKEIFNTAKVNSQTSIMVKRSGDNSSNGLTWKWKMEPKKDTLNGKGNIKAHELLEQKELTLDASDYLWYMTSVDINDTSIWSNATLSVNTMGHILHGYVNRKYIGYQFSQWGNKFTYETEVSLKNGTNIITLLSATVGLANYGAWFDEIKTGISGGSVQLIGKNNVTMDLSTNLWSYKVGLNGERKRLYDLQSHVGVSWNTNSPNIPIGKPMTWYKSEFKAPVGTNPIVVDFQGLGKGHAWVNGHSIGRYWPSWITTTNGCSDTCDYRGKYVKEKCNTNCGGPSQRWYHVPRSFLNDNMNTLVLFEEIGGNPQSVQFQTVTIGTICANVYEGSQLELSCQNGQVISQIQFASFGNPQGQCGSFKKGSWEATDSQSVVEAACIGKTNCGFIVTKEMFSVPFGVTNSTARLAVQVTC